The Glandiceps talaboti chromosome 9, keGlaTala1.1, whole genome shotgun sequence genome window below encodes:
- the LOC144440324 gene encoding maternal B9.10 protein-like, which translates to MKDEIAAAVVFLTRMVKNGHQLNKEQIDEFSDKLTTALVEKFKNHWYTDNPIKGQGYRCIRLNDNVRMEPLLGKVAKECSLNYSDLNLPAEMTLWVDPEEVTCRFGELQGTWCTVASFKKDQDNKQIENVNQCSLGSSTKPKKYGYNKQFYRYSPVTSNKYLQSTGEQFRWSPMAVNVPVS; encoded by the exons ATGAAAGACGAAATCGCGGCAGCGGTCGTTTTCCTGACCCGTATGGTGAAAAATGGCCACCAGTTGAACAAAGAACAAATCGACGAGTTCTCAGACAAATTGACTACAGCACTGGTGGAAAAATTCAAAAACCACTGGTACACGGACAATCCCATCAAGGGACAGGGTTATAGGTGCATACGTCTTAATGACAATGTAAGAATGGAACCCCTCCTAGGGAAGGTGGCGAAGGAATGTAGCCTCAACTACAGCGACTTGAACTTGCCTGCTGAAATGACACTATGGGTTGATCCAGAAGAAGTCACTTGCAG ATTTGGAGAACTGCAGGGAACATGGTGTACGGTGGCATCATTCAAGAAAGATCAagacaacaaacaaatagaaaacGTCAACCAATGCAGTCTGGGGTCAAGTACAAAGCCAAAGAAATATGGTTACAATAAGCAGTTTTATCGCTATAGTCCAGTCACCAGTAACAAGTATCTACAGAGCACAGGAGAGCAGTTCCGTTGGTCTCCCATGGCTGTCAACGTACCGGTATCATAG
- the LOC144440203 gene encoding succinate dehydrogenase [ubiquinone] cytochrome b small subunit B, mitochondrial-like yields MAASIFLRSSRAFVLGPRAVTQAFIKPKNTLGHPALVASVHTTPQQQQIQVDTGSGALASTHWNAERVLATGLLAAFPLAFITQHPTMDYVVAAAVTLHGHWGLQQIVTDYIHGDTLPKVAHASLYGLSIAAFAGLCYFNYNDIGIVKGFIELWKL; encoded by the exons ATGGCTGCATCAATATTTCTGCGTTCATCTAGAG CATTCGTGCTTGGTCCAAGAGCTGTTACTCAGGCTTTTATCAAACCTAAAAATACCCTTGGACATCCAGCACTAGTGGCATCAGTACATACaacaccacaacaacaacaaattcaaG TTGATACAGGCAGTGGTGCTTTGGCATCCACACATTGGAATGCTGAGAGAGTATTGGCAACAGGTCTCCTGGCAGCATTTCCCCTTGCATTTATTACACAACATCCTACTATGGACTATGTAGTAGCTGCTGCAGTCACTTTACATGGACACTG GGGTTTACAACAGATTGTCACAGACTACATCCATGGTGATACCCTTCCTAAAGTTGCCCATGCTTCACTCTATGGTCTGTCCATTGCTGCATTTGCTGGTCTCTGTTATTTCAACTATAATGATATTGGAATCGTCAAGGGTTTCATTGAACTGTGGAAGTTGTAA